A genomic region of Mugil cephalus isolate CIBA_MC_2020 chromosome 5, CIBA_Mcephalus_1.1, whole genome shotgun sequence contains the following coding sequences:
- the dusp1 gene encoding dual specificity protein phosphatase 1 — protein MYLDFTFLPCRTTMVIMEVPTIDGASLRVFLEDDAPCCLVLDCRSFLSFNSSHISGSTNVRFSTIVRRRARGGLGLEHIVPNEDTRNRLLSGEYQSVVLLDDRSLDLSQAKKDGTLMLAVTALCRDHCGASVFILKGGFESFSTEYPEMCTKPSPPQGLSLPLSSSRPESADPNCSPCNTPLYDQGGPVEILPFLYLGSAYHASRKDMLDMLGITALINVSANCPNHFEGSFLYKSIPVEDNHKADISSWFNEAIEFIDSVRNKGGRVFVHCQAGISRSATICLAYLMRTNRVKLDEAFEFVKQRRSIISPNFSFMGQLLQFESQVLASSTCSSEAGSPAIGNGSTVFNFPVSIPVHTSAGQLSFLHSPITTSPSC, from the exons ATGTATTTGGATTTTACTTTTCTACCCTGCCGCACTACTATGGTCATAATGGAGGTTCCCACCATCGACGGTGCGTCCCTCCGTGTCTTCTTGGAGGACGACGCTCCGTGCTGCCTGGTGCTGGACTGTCGCTCCTTCCTGTCGTTCAACTCGTCCCACATATCGGGCTCCACTAACGTGCGCTTTAGCACCATAGTCCGCCGGAGAGCCAGGGGCGGGCTGGGGCTTGAGCACATCGTCCCCAACGAGGACACCAGGAACAGGCTCCTGTCCGGGGAGTACCAGTCCGTGGTGCTGCTTGACGACCGCAGTCTGGACTTGAGCCAGGCGAAGAAGGACGGGACACTGATGCTCGCTGTTACGGCCCTGTGTCGCGACCACTGCGGAGCCAGCGTGTTTATTCTGAAAG GTGGATTTGAATCATTTTCCACAGAGTATCCAGAGATGTGCACCAAGCCCTCCCCTCCACAGGGACTCAGTTTGCCCCTGAGCTCCAGCCGACCCGAGAGCGCCGACCCAAACTGCAGCCCTTGCAACACGCCATTATATGAccag GGGGGTCCTGTGGAGATCTTGCCTTTCCTGTACCTTGGCAGCGCCTACCACGCCTCCAGAAAAGACATGCTGGACATGCTCGGGATCACCGCCCTCATCAACGTCTCCGCCAACTGCCCCAACCACTTCGAGGGCTCCTTCCTGTACAAGAGCATCCCCGTCGAGGACAACCACAAAGCCGACATCAGCTCCTGGTTCAACGAGGCGATCGAGTTTATCG ATTCCGTGAGAAACAAAGGAGGCCGCGTGTTCGTGCACTGTCAGGCCGGCATCTCCCGCTCCGCCACCATTTGCCTCGCCTACCTAATGCGCACCAACCGCGTCAAGCTGGACGAGGCCTTCGAGTTCGTCAAGCAGCGCCGCAGCATCATCTCCCCCAACTTCAGCTTCATGGGCCAGCTCCTGCAGTTCGAGTCCCAGGTCCTGGCCTCGTCCACGTGCTCCTCGGAGGCGGGCAGCCCGGCCATCGGCAACGGCAGCACGGTGTTCAACTTCCCCGTCTCCATCCCCGTTCACACCTCCGCCGGGCAGCTCTCATTCCTCCACAGTCCCATCACCACCTCTCCCAGCTGCTGA